In Haliotis asinina isolate JCU_RB_2024 chromosome 15, JCU_Hal_asi_v2, whole genome shotgun sequence, the sequence TGGTAGCCACATACGCTAAATCATACCTGGAGCTCTGCTGTCTGTATTAAGAGACAATATGGCCATTGGAGTTGTCTGGTAGTTCAATGTTTATTGAAGGCCTTGGTTTCCAACAGTTGCTCGTGTGTAAAAGTGATGAGATGGAAACAGTGTTTCAGCTATATCACTCAGCATTATCTCAATGTTGATGGAAAGCTCAGTGTTCTCACTATGGTTACTTTATTCAAGCATAACCATGGTCAGTCATAAAACGTAATGGGTGATGACTTTGAAATGTTGCCTTGGTAGGTAGGCCCTGTGTAGCccatatgtatcataaaagCTGAAGGGAGAGACGTAATGGGTGATGACTCTGAAATGTAGATTTGGTAGGTAGGCCCCTTGTAGCccatatgtatcataaaagCTGAATGGAGAGACATAACGGGTGATGACTTTGAATTGAAATGTAGATTTGGTAAGTAGGCCCTGTGTAGCCCATATGTATCCTAAAAGCTGAAGGGAGAGACATAATGGGTGATGACTCTGAAATGTTGCTTTGGCTGGCAGTCTCCTTGTAACCTTGGTTAGTCATAACAGGTAAGAGCAGTAAGGTAGCTTCATGCTTAGAGTGTCAACTCACACCAAATACCCTGGTTCGATGTCGAACAtgggtgaagtccatttccatTGTCCAgctattgctggcatattgccttaacagcataaaaccatactcactcatatcagtgttcacgaatagcgtctgaccctctgacaaatctggcagattcaccagtggtcagacagaaatcaccaacccgccagtcccagtgtctgactgaatatttcacaatgtcttttaGTGAAGTTGATATTtgcggcatgtgacacttgtgtgctgtttagaaatcttatgtttgttatcatatatgttaataatttcaatgcccaTCATacgaaatgttaaatctgaaatgtttgggtaactttattctgtgggtcctgtgaattttcagtgggtcagaaatagatctgaaacttacaggacccagaGTCCTgatactttgaaacaccatcgtgaacactgaCTCATATGAGGTAATGAaattgattggatggtcaggctttcatcacaatatcaatcattagATTGTCAGAACCATCCTTAATTATTTATAGGCCACCATCTTCATGGATGGTTAGTATAGTGGTAatgtgtttgctcgtcatgctgaagaccaaggcttgattcccacatgagtactaaggttgaagcccatttctgttttttgtttttttcttctgtgatattgctggaatgtttctaaaagcGGCATTAAACCATATTAACATACTACAGGTCACCATCACTTAGCTTGAATTGTgatgcagcattaaacagcTGTAAGCTCAATGTATGCTGTATTGCAGCGGAGTGAAGGAAGTCCTGAAACGGCGACTAAAGAATTTCTACAAGAAGCAAAAGTTAATGAAGGCGCGCATCAAGCCCCCTGGCAGAACCAAATATGACTTCCTTGTTGTCATTGACTATGAAGCCACATGTGAGAGAGAGGTGGATGATTATCAACATGAGATCATCGAGTTCCCGGCCATACTCATAGATGTTGCCGACATGAGCATTGTGAGTTGGGATGATCAATAACTAAACGTCATTACTAGTCAAGATTCTGTATGTGGAGTTTTAAGTCAGGTCCTATTGCAAGGAATAAACATGTTCCTTGTTCACTATCTCAAGATATGAAAATCTTCAATTCAGATTTGAATACTGTATTCTTGTGCAGTTAATTTGATTATTCTTTTACGTTTCATTAGTGAACTGAATTCTGTAAGAAATGGTTGTCTTGCATGAGCTAGATTTGATCCTTGGAATTTGACAaagtaaaacacatttcaacCTTGAACATGTTTCAGTGTCATCTACAGTAGTCCTGATGAATTTCCAATAATCATGTGAAAGGCTGCGACAAAAGACAGAAAATATTTCCCATTTTGAGTTAAAAAATCATCTATTTGCAAGCATAAGAATATTATGAAAATCCATTTGCGGACAGCATTGCAATATCTTTTCAAAATTGCACAAAGGTTCATATTATGGATTCCTAGATAAATCAATGAGTTGAGAGGTCCTTGATATCTAACTAACTTGCTTCCTGTATATGTATGGATGGTGTTTGTTGTCAGGCAGATGAGTTCCACTCCTACTGCAGGCCTGTGTTGAACCCCAGGCTGACAGACTTCTGTGTACAGCTGACAGGCATCACACAGGTAACTTGTCACACTTGCACACAGGTATCTTGTCATACTTGCTGTATATAAAGACAGATAACTTgtcatattttctgtatatacacacaggtaacttgtcatattttctgtatatacaCACAGGTAACTTGTCATACTTGctgtatatacacacagataACTTGTCATATTTGCTGTATATACACACAGGTAACTTgtcatattttctgtatatacaCACAGGTAACTTGTCATGTTTGctgtatatacacacagataACTTGTCATATTTGCTGTATATACGCACAGGTAACTTGTCATACTTGCTGTATAGACACAGGTAACTTTTCATATTTGCTGTATACACACAGGTAACTTTTCATATTTGCTGTATACACACAGGTAACTTGTCATATTTGCTGTATACATACAGGTAACTTCTTATACTTACAGATAATATGTTCCTACATACATAGAGAAAATTTATCCTTCTCACTACCTTAAAACAGGCAGCTTATCCTACTTTTGACCTCCACATAGGTAACTTATCCTTCTTCCTACATACACACAGGTAACTTGTCATTCTTACTACCTTAACACAGGTAACCTATCCTTTTTACTACCTTAACGCAGGTAACCTATCCTTTTTACTACCTTAATGCAGGTAACGTATCCTACTTCCTACATGCAGACAGGTAACTTATCCTTCTTACTACCATGACACAGGTAACTTATCCTacttaaaactgtcacaaaggtAAGCTGTCACACCTGATATTTTTGGTGATATCTGACATATTCCCAGACCACTCTGATTACTTTGAGTTGTGTTATTCAGACACAAGTGGCAGCTGCACCAAAGTTCCCGCAGGTTCTGACATCTTTCTCAGAATGGATGCAAGCTCACCATCTAGGAGATGGACACTCATTCGCCATTGTCACAGATGGGTGAGCATGATGTCTTGCTCTTTGAGTTACTTATCTTATTCTTGTAATATGTGTCTGAGTGTATGGCGTGTTGACTGTTACTTTTCAAAGGCCCAGTAGTAGTGTTTTTTCATTTGGTTCCCAGGCCAAGGCAGCTACAATATAAGTTGTTGGAACATAGCTTACAGTTTCAGTAAacaatagcctagtggttaaagtgtttgctcatcagaCCAAAGGCTTGGGTTCAATTCCATAtgtgggtgcaatatgtgaagcccatttcaggtgtccccttctgttatatttctggaatattgctaaaactgaacgtgaaaatgaactcactcattaaagGCTACTCACTCAattactctcactcactcactcactcactcactcacaggccATGGGACATGAGTCGCTTCCTACATATGCAGTGTCAGTTCAGTGGCCTTGACTTCCCGCGGTGGGCTCGCAAGTGGGTCAACATCAGGAAAGTCTACAGGTAATACCGATGATCATGTGAATTAATCTCCTACCTGACTGCTATGTAATACAGCTGTTGATAACATATTGTTGTTCagtaccacaatcaacaatttGCAGCTATATGAAGATAATCTGTCTATAAGCatgactggaccagacaatccagtgatcatcctCCAGATCTCCAGAGTATAcgttccaataaatctccactataccctggatgcatctacggttcacagtagccaatcagctaagacACCGTGGCAACAGAGCTTGCcattgtcaacaaagatagcagttacaactgtttgtttgtttacaatgcGACTGGgtaaatcatacagacaaaacgtttacaaaaaatgcaagaactccttctacctctttcagagaacctcttcATCAtatgtgttgccaagtttaatcggttagataatttaaataGCGAAAGTGAATTGTGGTTGGTACGCTCAACTTCCTAGCGTTGACACCTgatggataaaaagccagccaagaaGGGTAATAAATTCAAGGACGGTGCCATAGATACATCCAGGGTattgtggagatttattggaacgtataccctggagatatcggggatgtactgtgattgacattatgagtaTTGATCTATGCAAAAGGGATAAAATGATGAGGTTTCATCCAAATCAGGAGTCTGACCACTCTATCCTTGAAATTGCCTCATATACCAACATGGGCTACTGATGAAGACATCTTCACAGGTCCCTCATTCTGAAGCAAATGTCATCACAGATTAAATAATGCCCAATTTCTTTAGTAAACCTGATATCTGTAAGTACCCTGACTTTCTAGGTagtagttgccatacacatatatgtatgttttgagTTTATTTATAACAATGACCAGGAATATctgaaaaatgtaaatttatTAATGTAATGTGAAGCATGTGCTTTTCAGACATAGCCTGCAAAACAGTTCCTAAGTACACCTTCTCTTCTATTAGGTGAATTCATTTAAACACTACCTTGTCTTCTTCAAGTTTAACACAAAAGGTCCACCTACGTTAGTGTGACATTCTGTATTTATTACATACACATTTTATGAcacagggcccttattctcgaaatgttcatAACCATAAGAATTCTAAACTTTATTCATAGCCAatatgttaagaatgggcttaagaagtttgttGGGGTACAAACATGAAATGAGCcggtttcgagaatagctaatCAGGTTCTTTTAACCCAACTGTTTGAGGATACCATGACATACGTATCACACCTGTATATATGAGATTTTATTTCCCCTTCTTGCATTATCAGTCAAGTGGCATGTCCTGATTATGAATGAGACAGAACAGAATGGTATTTGACACAAAACAACTACCACTTAATAATGATATTGTCTCAATGGTTTTGTTTGGATCTGAATACTCCAGAACATCAGCAAAGGTAGATCCCTAGCCATGCAATACAGAAATCAGTGCAACACACAATTAGGCTCAGCTTGCTCTATTGCACTGCTGGATTGCTATCGTAAATGggc encodes:
- the LOC137265246 gene encoding 3'-5' exoribonuclease 1-like isoform X2, with the protein product MTKDQLKAKLTELKLDTNGVKEVLKRRLKNFYKKQKLMKARIKPPGRTKYDFLVVIDYEATCEREVDDYQHEIIEFPAILIDVADMSIADEFHSYCRPVLNPRLTDFCVQLTGITQTQVAAAPKFPQVLTSFSEWMQAHHLGDGHSFAIVTDGPWDMSRFLHMQCQFSGLDFPRWARKWVNIRKVYSNFYQCRRCGIEAMLISLGMTFEGQLHCGRDDARNIARIALRLLNDGATLKINEYLTQSTNHRQDRTGEVENVSPSNPIPSDICSEDELETGDGAKVTDEVRAKVKVNKVVSELSSGVKQLSLQDEQDDGIEDLLAYYKLQSS